Proteins found in one Oncorhynchus gorbuscha isolate QuinsamMale2020 ecotype Even-year linkage group LG15, OgorEven_v1.0, whole genome shotgun sequence genomic segment:
- the niban1a gene encoding protein Niban 1a isoform X2, with translation MVVRANYCLECHDSFETFVKGVPPLHKLLPTGGTVLTTEEKYMAMVDQCFPVSETNNVKEEFAPPIISMPGQFPVYLRLPYRRDYYFCFRQEARQDAFLSILSDCIRHQNQDFLKKKTVEVQAFLKAVHLYRQEKGRYDSWNMLIGSDVRVLANLVMEELLPSLEKDMLPHLKAKKTERKRVWFATIEAAYILVQECLLEGLSVLKEECKTAACQQEVLIRSDMDLILHSRTYLEGKLRASVSEPAEKFCSEGVQPYLASILEELMGPISSGFQEARLLSDNQMDQLCQDFQEGGVTDKLKQALAKLSKPNLLSCYQRINSLHNQLHDLQERFGFSNISNLVHSTQIDLQQLIENAAYSFELLLYKAKENSTDNVGSAMEKSRHMVLKQYDYDSSTVRKRIFQEALVEITLPHIKKNLAPTCKSDLQGLEQFIDADYSNFIHVENIYEGILLQSLGKEVSKVVKDAASLKKHNLFTDSRDPLSQTSRSSLPSIPSTPSSPARVPFSPTHLQTSTFIQTQPETQPQAEVPAPAKPVSPDLSNGLALVGGAQGDPPSAVLKAEQNKVEAVSGATVEFEAVGASIAPAVAAPVEKLVKVENTVSTHETPVVAETKTEDMSEPTETAQVDTPVLTETEKMPTPGDAAEVEKTVVTGVLTTVAQSEAPSPSPVPDPSPVPVCVVKPVAVIDPIAVEDLVAEHMASLTITTTETAAETEAESESGPPNSDPVAASSGEQPVTAPPESKDVPASSSAIPDDGDDTESESAPSDIEIPGDDDVTRAAAPTDKVKVSQSNGVECSISVTSNLAVKVSVGETPVGIDTKPPVEVSEGNSVPPSDAPVSEATGGVNGEASVEVTAGAYSTVASATNLNVVPPQPQPDSQATLAAEPTKEALQAVEPAEPAPRAVDCVKEIRDLVVAVFEVEEVI, from the exons atggtggttcGCGCCAACTACTGCCTGGAGTGTCACGACAGCTTTGAG ACCTTTGTGAAGGGCGTGCCCCCGCTCCACAAGCTGCTACCAACAGGAGGCACTGTGCTCACCACAGAGGAGAAGTACATGGCCATGGTGGACCAATGCTTCCCTGTTTCTGAAACCAACA atgtgaaggaggagtttgCCCCTCCTATAATCAGCATGCCTGGACAGTTCCCTGTGTACCTCAGGCTTCCGTACCGTAGAGATTACTACTTCTGCTTCCGTCAGGAGGCTCGTCAAGATgctttcctctccatcctctctgacTGCATCCGTCACCAGAACCAAG acttcCTAAAGAAGAAGACGGTTGAGGTGCAGGCCTTCCTCAAGGCGGTCCATCTCTACAGACAAGAGAAGGGCCGTTATGACTCCTGGAACATGCTGATTGGCAGTGATGTCAGG gtacTTGCCAACTTGGTTATGGAGGAGCTGTTGCCGTCTCTGGAAAAGGATATGCTGCCTCATCTGAAAGCCaagaagacagagaggaagagagtgtggTTCGCT ACAATAGAAGCAGCTTATATCCTGGTGCAGGAGTGTCTGTTGGAGGGGCTGTCTGTTCTGAAGGAGGAGTGTAAGACAGCAGCTTGCCAGCAGGAGGTGCTGATACGTTCTGATATGGACTTGATCCTTCACTCTAGAACCTACCTGGAGGGAAAGCTTCGAG CCAGTGTATCAGAGCCAGCAGAGAAGTTCTGTTCGGAGGGCGTGCAGCCCTACCTGGCCTCCATACTGGAGGAGCTCATGGGACCAATCAGCTCAGGGTTCCAGGAGGCACGGCTCCTAAGTGACAACCAGATGGACCAACTGTGTCAGGACTTCCAGGAGGGTGGTGTTACCGACAAACTCAAGCAG GCCCTGGCTAAGCTGAGTAAGCCCAACCTGTTGAGTTGCTACCAGAGGATCAACTCTCTCCACAACCAGCTGCATGACCTGCAGGAACGTTTTGGCTTCTCCAACATCAGCAATCTGGTCCACAGCACCCAGATAGACCTgcagcag CTGATTGAAAATGCAGCGTACTCCTTTGAGCTGCTACTCTACAAGGCCAAAGAAAACAGCACAGACAATGTAGGCTCTGCCATGGAGAAGTCCAGGCACATGGTGCTCAAG caaTATGATTACGACAGCAGCACAGTGAGGAAGAGGATCTTTCAGGAGGCCTTGGTGGAGATCACTCTACCTCATATTAAGAAGAACCTGGCCCCAACCTGCAAATCA GATCTGCAGGGTCTTGAACAGTTCATTGATGCAGACTATTCCAACTTCATCCATGTGGAGAATATCTATGAGGGCATTCTGCTGCAGAGTCTGGGCAAGGAAGTCAGCAAAG TGGTGAAGGACGCAGCCAGCCTAAAGAAACACAACCTGTTCACAGACAGCAGGGACCCCCTGAGCCAGACCAGCCGCTCCAGtctcccctccatcccatccACCCCCAGCAGCCCAGCCAGGGTGCCGTTCTCCCCCACACATCTCCAGACCTCTACCTTCATCCAGACCCAGCCTGAGACCCAGCCACAGGCTGAGGTACCAGCACCAGCtaagcctgtctctcctgaccTGAGCAACGGTCTGGCGCTCGTTGGGGGTGCACAGGGGGACCCCCCAAGTGCCGTGTTGAAGGCAGAGCAGAACAAGGTGGAGGCGGTGTCAGGGGCCACAGTAGAGTTTGAGGCCGTGGGGGCCAGTATTGCACCTGCTGTTGCAGCTCCAGTGGAGAAGCTAGTCAAGGTGGAGAACACAGTCAGTACACATGAGACACCTGTAGTGGCTGAGACAAAAACGGAGGACATGTCTGAACCAACTGAAACAGCTCAAGTGGATACCCCTGTCCTAACTGAGACAGAGAAAATGCCCACCCCTGGAGATGCTGCGGAGGTGGAGAAGACAGTAGTAACGGGCGTACTAACTACAGTAGCACAAAGCGAAGCCCCTTCTCCTAGTCCGGTCCCTGACCCTTCCCCTGTCCCTGTTTGTGTTGTCAAGCCTGTAGCGGTCATTGACCCTATAGCTGTTGAAGACTTAGTAGCAGAGCACATGGCTTCACTCACAATCACCACTACTGAGACAGCGGCTGAGACAGAGGCTGAGAGTGaaagtggtcctcctaacagtgaCCCAGTAGCGGCCTCTAGTGGTGAGCAGCCTGTAACTGCGCCACCAGAGTCCAAGGATGTGCCAGCCTCATCCTCCGCTATCCCAGATGATGGAGATGATACAGAGAGCGAGTCTGCCCCCTCCGACATCGAGAtccctggtgatgatgatgtcacGAGAGCAGCAGCCCCCACTGATAAGGTCAAAGTGTCACAGAGCAATGGAGTGGAGTGTAGCATTTCTGTGACCTCTAACCTTGCAGTAAAGGTCAGCGTGGGTGAAACACCAGTCGGTATCgacaccaagccccctgtagaAGTATCAGAGGGTAACTCCGTTCCCCCTAGCGACGCCCCGGTCTCTGAAGCAACAGGAGGCGTTAACGGAGAAGCTAGCGTTGAAGTCACTGCTGGTGCTTATTCTACCGTAGCATCAGCAACCAATTTGAATGTAGTCCCTCCACAGCCCCAGCCAGACTCCCAGGCCACCCTCGCTGCTGAACCCACCAAAGAAGCCCTCCAGGCTGTGGAGCCCGCTGAGCCTGCTCCCCGGGCCGTGGACTGTGTGAAAGAGATCCGGGACCTGGTGGTGGCGGTGTTTGAAGTGGAGGAGGTAATCTAG
- the niban1a gene encoding protein Niban 1a isoform X1 — protein MGISPSSLLDESKSNYIRGCADAELKEFSPHYRRQYSVVFFSQVQDELEQQKEKIKQLLKQRGPPKAGEVLYEEQVLHFDYTRKWKERYMVVRANYCLECHDSFETFVKGVPPLHKLLPTGGTVLTTEEKYMAMVDQCFPVSETNNVKEEFAPPIISMPGQFPVYLRLPYRRDYYFCFRQEARQDAFLSILSDCIRHQNQDFLKKKTVEVQAFLKAVHLYRQEKGRYDSWNMLIGSDVRVLANLVMEELLPSLEKDMLPHLKAKKTERKRVWFATIEAAYILVQECLLEGLSVLKEECKTAACQQEVLIRSDMDLILHSRTYLEGKLRASVSEPAEKFCSEGVQPYLASILEELMGPISSGFQEARLLSDNQMDQLCQDFQEGGVTDKLKQALAKLSKPNLLSCYQRINSLHNQLHDLQERFGFSNISNLVHSTQIDLQQLIENAAYSFELLLYKAKENSTDNVGSAMEKSRHMVLKQYDYDSSTVRKRIFQEALVEITLPHIKKNLAPTCKSDLQGLEQFIDADYSNFIHVENIYEGILLQSLGKEVSKVVKDAASLKKHNLFTDSRDPLSQTSRSSLPSIPSTPSSPARVPFSPTHLQTSTFIQTQPETQPQAEVPAPAKPVSPDLSNGLALVGGAQGDPPSAVLKAEQNKVEAVSGATVEFEAVGASIAPAVAAPVEKLVKVENTVSTHETPVVAETKTEDMSEPTETAQVDTPVLTETEKMPTPGDAAEVEKTVVTGVLTTVAQSEAPSPSPVPDPSPVPVCVVKPVAVIDPIAVEDLVAEHMASLTITTTETAAETEAESESGPPNSDPVAASSGEQPVTAPPESKDVPASSSAIPDDGDDTESESAPSDIEIPGDDDVTRAAAPTDKVKVSQSNGVECSISVTSNLAVKVSVGETPVGIDTKPPVEVSEGNSVPPSDAPVSEATGGVNGEASVEVTAGAYSTVASATNLNVVPPQPQPDSQATLAAEPTKEALQAVEPAEPAPRAVDCVKEIRDLVVAVFEVEEVI, from the exons ATGGGGATATCACCGTCCAGTCTCCTGGATGAAAGTAAATCCAACTACATAAGAG GTTGTGCGGACGCAGAGCTGAAGGAGTTCAGTCCCCACTACAGGAGACAGTACTCTGTGGTCTTCttctcccaagtccaggatgaGCTGGAGCAACAGAAAGAGAAAATAAAACAGCTCCTCAAACAAAGG GGTCCTCCGAAGGCAGGGGAGGTGCTGTATGAGGAACAGGTCCTCCATTTTGATTATACCCGGAAGTGgaaggagagatacatggtggttcGCGCCAACTACTGCCTGGAGTGTCACGACAGCTTTGAG ACCTTTGTGAAGGGCGTGCCCCCGCTCCACAAGCTGCTACCAACAGGAGGCACTGTGCTCACCACAGAGGAGAAGTACATGGCCATGGTGGACCAATGCTTCCCTGTTTCTGAAACCAACA atgtgaaggaggagtttgCCCCTCCTATAATCAGCATGCCTGGACAGTTCCCTGTGTACCTCAGGCTTCCGTACCGTAGAGATTACTACTTCTGCTTCCGTCAGGAGGCTCGTCAAGATgctttcctctccatcctctctgacTGCATCCGTCACCAGAACCAAG acttcCTAAAGAAGAAGACGGTTGAGGTGCAGGCCTTCCTCAAGGCGGTCCATCTCTACAGACAAGAGAAGGGCCGTTATGACTCCTGGAACATGCTGATTGGCAGTGATGTCAGG gtacTTGCCAACTTGGTTATGGAGGAGCTGTTGCCGTCTCTGGAAAAGGATATGCTGCCTCATCTGAAAGCCaagaagacagagaggaagagagtgtggTTCGCT ACAATAGAAGCAGCTTATATCCTGGTGCAGGAGTGTCTGTTGGAGGGGCTGTCTGTTCTGAAGGAGGAGTGTAAGACAGCAGCTTGCCAGCAGGAGGTGCTGATACGTTCTGATATGGACTTGATCCTTCACTCTAGAACCTACCTGGAGGGAAAGCTTCGAG CCAGTGTATCAGAGCCAGCAGAGAAGTTCTGTTCGGAGGGCGTGCAGCCCTACCTGGCCTCCATACTGGAGGAGCTCATGGGACCAATCAGCTCAGGGTTCCAGGAGGCACGGCTCCTAAGTGACAACCAGATGGACCAACTGTGTCAGGACTTCCAGGAGGGTGGTGTTACCGACAAACTCAAGCAG GCCCTGGCTAAGCTGAGTAAGCCCAACCTGTTGAGTTGCTACCAGAGGATCAACTCTCTCCACAACCAGCTGCATGACCTGCAGGAACGTTTTGGCTTCTCCAACATCAGCAATCTGGTCCACAGCACCCAGATAGACCTgcagcag CTGATTGAAAATGCAGCGTACTCCTTTGAGCTGCTACTCTACAAGGCCAAAGAAAACAGCACAGACAATGTAGGCTCTGCCATGGAGAAGTCCAGGCACATGGTGCTCAAG caaTATGATTACGACAGCAGCACAGTGAGGAAGAGGATCTTTCAGGAGGCCTTGGTGGAGATCACTCTACCTCATATTAAGAAGAACCTGGCCCCAACCTGCAAATCA GATCTGCAGGGTCTTGAACAGTTCATTGATGCAGACTATTCCAACTTCATCCATGTGGAGAATATCTATGAGGGCATTCTGCTGCAGAGTCTGGGCAAGGAAGTCAGCAAAG TGGTGAAGGACGCAGCCAGCCTAAAGAAACACAACCTGTTCACAGACAGCAGGGACCCCCTGAGCCAGACCAGCCGCTCCAGtctcccctccatcccatccACCCCCAGCAGCCCAGCCAGGGTGCCGTTCTCCCCCACACATCTCCAGACCTCTACCTTCATCCAGACCCAGCCTGAGACCCAGCCACAGGCTGAGGTACCAGCACCAGCtaagcctgtctctcctgaccTGAGCAACGGTCTGGCGCTCGTTGGGGGTGCACAGGGGGACCCCCCAAGTGCCGTGTTGAAGGCAGAGCAGAACAAGGTGGAGGCGGTGTCAGGGGCCACAGTAGAGTTTGAGGCCGTGGGGGCCAGTATTGCACCTGCTGTTGCAGCTCCAGTGGAGAAGCTAGTCAAGGTGGAGAACACAGTCAGTACACATGAGACACCTGTAGTGGCTGAGACAAAAACGGAGGACATGTCTGAACCAACTGAAACAGCTCAAGTGGATACCCCTGTCCTAACTGAGACAGAGAAAATGCCCACCCCTGGAGATGCTGCGGAGGTGGAGAAGACAGTAGTAACGGGCGTACTAACTACAGTAGCACAAAGCGAAGCCCCTTCTCCTAGTCCGGTCCCTGACCCTTCCCCTGTCCCTGTTTGTGTTGTCAAGCCTGTAGCGGTCATTGACCCTATAGCTGTTGAAGACTTAGTAGCAGAGCACATGGCTTCACTCACAATCACCACTACTGAGACAGCGGCTGAGACAGAGGCTGAGAGTGaaagtggtcctcctaacagtgaCCCAGTAGCGGCCTCTAGTGGTGAGCAGCCTGTAACTGCGCCACCAGAGTCCAAGGATGTGCCAGCCTCATCCTCCGCTATCCCAGATGATGGAGATGATACAGAGAGCGAGTCTGCCCCCTCCGACATCGAGAtccctggtgatgatgatgtcacGAGAGCAGCAGCCCCCACTGATAAGGTCAAAGTGTCACAGAGCAATGGAGTGGAGTGTAGCATTTCTGTGACCTCTAACCTTGCAGTAAAGGTCAGCGTGGGTGAAACACCAGTCGGTATCgacaccaagccccctgtagaAGTATCAGAGGGTAACTCCGTTCCCCCTAGCGACGCCCCGGTCTCTGAAGCAACAGGAGGCGTTAACGGAGAAGCTAGCGTTGAAGTCACTGCTGGTGCTTATTCTACCGTAGCATCAGCAACCAATTTGAATGTAGTCCCTCCACAGCCCCAGCCAGACTCCCAGGCCACCCTCGCTGCTGAACCCACCAAAGAAGCCCTCCAGGCTGTGGAGCCCGCTGAGCCTGCTCCCCGGGCCGTGGACTGTGTGAAAGAGATCCGGGACCTGGTGGTGGCGGTGTTTGAAGTGGAGGAGGTAATCTAG